One genomic segment of Bacteroidota bacterium includes these proteins:
- a CDS encoding YihY/virulence factor BrkB family protein, whose protein sequence is MPVIPEKYRDRIEAWRQKAKFFLQSSSLPGFYKVSIWDVGEFFFQEIRRDRIAVRAGAISFNFLLALFPSIIFLFTLIPYIPVQDLDRYLLNTLHEVLPESGFQFLESTITDIVSIKRGGLLSFGFLLAFFFATNGVNGLLLAFNKEHPMYRRRGMLRGRLAAFRLTFYLFFLFIVSILLIIAGDKVVFWFADKIGFLSVFSIILLSVIKWIVILLLFFTGISLIYYYGPTKRYRYKFLTPGGTFASIFSVLTSLGFGSFVNNFGLYNEVYGSIGTLIVLMIWMNLNSFVLILGFEINNSIIMNKEIGKSFIDRK, encoded by the coding sequence ATGCCTGTCATACCTGAAAAATATAGGGATAGAATAGAAGCATGGAGACAGAAAGCAAAATTTTTTCTTCAGAGCTCCAGTTTACCGGGATTTTATAAAGTTTCTATTTGGGATGTTGGCGAGTTTTTTTTTCAAGAAATTCGCAGAGACAGAATAGCAGTAAGAGCAGGTGCAATTTCATTCAACTTTCTGCTAGCATTATTTCCTTCAATCATATTTTTATTTACGCTGATACCATATATACCCGTACAAGATCTGGATAGATATTTACTAAATACTTTACATGAAGTGTTGCCCGAAAGTGGTTTTCAGTTTCTGGAATCCACCATCACAGATATCGTCAGCATAAAAAGAGGCGGGTTATTATCTTTTGGATTTTTGTTGGCATTTTTCTTTGCTACTAATGGAGTAAATGGATTGTTGCTCGCATTTAATAAAGAGCATCCTATGTATAGAAGAAGAGGAATGTTGCGTGGCAGACTTGCTGCATTTAGATTAACATTTTATTTATTTTTCTTATTTATAGTTTCAATCTTACTGATTATTGCGGGAGATAAAGTGGTGTTTTGGTTTGCAGATAAAATCGGATTCCTTAGTGTGTTCTCAATAATTTTGCTGAGTGTAATTAAATGGATTGTAATTCTGCTGCTTTTCTTCACCGGTATATCCTTAATATATTATTATGGACCTACCAAAAGATACCGATACAAATTCCTTACACCGGGTGGCACCTTCGCTTCTATATTTTCAGTACTTACTTCATTAGGCTTTGGTTCCTTTGTAAATAATTTTGGATTATATAATGAAGTGTACGGCTCCATTGGTACTTTGATTGTGCTTATGATCTGGATGAATCTCAACTCATTTGTTTTAATTCTGGGATTTGAAATCAACAACAGTATTATTATGAATAAAGAAATAGGAAAATCATTTATTGATAGGAAGTAA
- a CDS encoding DUF393 domain-containing protein — translation MNSEPAIIFFDGVCNLCNASVQYVLKRDKKNNFRFAALQSDFTKKFFHQKQFVPKTDSIVLYYNNTFYTESTAALYIAKQLRFPTNLWYVFIVIPTPIRNAVYKLIASVRYKWFGRRDSCMMPSADTANKFLDT, via the coding sequence ATGAACAGTGAACCCGCAATTATTTTTTTTGATGGGGTATGTAATTTATGCAATGCATCAGTGCAATATGTATTGAAAAGAGATAAGAAAAATAATTTTCGCTTCGCCGCATTACAATCTGATTTCACCAAAAAATTCTTTCATCAAAAACAGTTTGTTCCTAAAACAGATTCCATAGTATTGTATTATAACAATACATTTTATACGGAATCAACTGCGGCATTATATATTGCAAAACAGTTGCGATTTCCTACTAATCTCTGGTATGTTTTTATTGTTATTCCGACACCTATTCGCAATGCAGTTTATAAATTAATTGCATCCGTTAGATATAAGTGGTTTGGCCGTCGAGATAGTTGTATGATGCCTTCTGCTGATACAGCAAACAAATTTTTGGATACATAA
- a CDS encoding rhodanese-like domain-containing protein, translating into MSADITVEELKQRLDNKESIFIIDVREPHEFAEFSISELNIPLGLLPQKFWDFDERMEEEIVVLCRSGSRSASAKMILTQAGFSNVRNLTGGILDWQEKNK; encoded by the coding sequence ATGTCAGCAGATATTACAGTAGAAGAATTGAAACAACGACTAGACAACAAGGAATCTATTTTTATAATTGATGTGCGTGAGCCACATGAGTTTGCTGAATTTTCAATATCTGAATTAAATATTCCGCTTGGTTTGTTGCCGCAAAAGTTTTGGGATTTTGATGAGCGTATGGAAGAAGAAATTGTTGTGCTATGCCGTTCCGGTAGTCGTAGTGCCTCTGCCAAAATGATTCTTACTCAAGCAGGATTTTCTAATGTGCGCAATCTAACCGGTGGCATTCTCGACTGGCAGGAAAAAAATAAATAA
- a CDS encoding tetratricopeptide repeat protein — translation MRNFLIIAIIISLLSLLTFCTQNNTTDNLESPYLNQNDTVQYVGMETCRTCHADKFETYIHTGMGMSFDIATRTKSDARFGEHDVVYDSIRNFYYKPFWKNDSLYVKEYRLLKKDTVHLRIERINYIVGSGQHTNSHMLLINGYLYQAPITFYTQKQQWDLAPGMEGGFNSRFSRIIESECLACHNGLPQPVVGSINKYVKIPQGIDCERCHGPGSLHVATISKVILVDTANGIDYTIVNPGNLSVDLQNNLCFRCHLQGVDVLNDGASFFDFKPGDHIRDHWNIFLPQYDGKNDLFLMASQADRMLQSKCFIETQQLSCITCHNPHLTVKETPVAQFNAPCQSCHNNGNDCTETIAARNLKQDNCSGCHIPKSGSIDIPHVSISDHKIQIPGKDAMKEDGQFVRLIALTDSNASPVTMAKGYLKYFEAFTHQPIMLDSAWMWLQKVKIKDEPYYKASIHYHYLNGNFKQIIADASKLNAMKIPDAWTYYRIGESYFTMKDFPNAIVYFKKAVEVLPYNLDFNLKLGSAYFRVNNFSDAQKVFAFIINENPKYEKAWMNLGAVYLQNGKYQEAEFALINAIQLDPDYLQARLTLVDLYIKTRQKQKAKDELKYLLAFYPEDIYVKQMQQSVNSL, via the coding sequence TTGAGAAATTTCCTGATCATAGCCATTATCATTTCGTTATTAAGTCTGCTCACTTTTTGTACTCAGAATAATACCACTGATAATTTAGAAAGTCCTTATCTAAATCAAAATGATACAGTGCAATATGTGGGTATGGAAACATGTCGAACATGTCATGCAGATAAATTTGAAACATATATTCATACAGGAATGGGAATGTCGTTCGATATTGCTACACGTACTAAATCAGATGCTCGTTTTGGTGAACATGATGTGGTGTATGATTCCATTCGCAATTTTTATTACAAACCATTTTGGAAAAATGATTCATTGTATGTAAAGGAATATCGCTTATTAAAAAAAGATACAGTACATCTGCGCATTGAGCGAATAAATTATATTGTGGGTTCCGGTCAACATACGAATTCGCACATGTTGCTAATCAATGGATATTTATATCAGGCACCAATTACATTTTATACGCAAAAACAACAATGGGATTTAGCACCCGGAATGGAAGGTGGATTTAATTCCAGATTCTCCCGTATTATAGAAAGCGAATGTCTTGCTTGTCATAATGGATTGCCGCAACCTGTTGTAGGTTCAATAAATAAATATGTAAAAATTCCACAGGGAATTGATTGCGAAAGATGTCATGGTCCGGGTAGTTTACATGTGGCAACCATTAGTAAAGTAATCTTAGTGGATACTGCAAATGGAATAGATTATACAATAGTAAATCCCGGAAATTTATCTGTTGACTTACAAAATAATTTATGCTTCCGTTGTCATTTGCAAGGTGTGGATGTATTGAATGATGGCGCAAGTTTTTTTGATTTTAAACCGGGCGATCATATTCGGGATCACTGGAATATTTTTCTGCCGCAATATGATGGTAAGAATGATTTATTTTTAATGGCATCACAAGCAGATAGAATGTTGCAGAGTAAATGTTTTATAGAAACACAACAGCTATCATGCATCACTTGTCATAACCCGCATCTCACTGTAAAAGAAACACCGGTTGCGCAATTCAATGCGCCTTGTCAAAGTTGTCATAATAATGGAAATGATTGTACAGAAACTATTGCAGCAAGAAATTTAAAACAAGATAATTGTTCAGGTTGTCATATTCCGAAATCAGGTAGTATTGATATTCCGCATGTTTCAATTTCAGATCATAAAATTCAAATTCCGGGTAAGGATGCAATGAAAGAAGATGGGCAATTTGTACGCTTAATTGCACTTACAGACTCTAATGCTTCACCTGTAACAATGGCTAAAGGATATCTGAAATATTTTGAAGCATTTACCCATCAACCTATCATGTTGGATTCCGCATGGATGTGGTTACAAAAAGTGAAAATAAAAGATGAACCGTATTATAAAGCAAGTATTCATTATCATTATTTAAATGGAAATTTTAAACAGATAATTGCAGATGCATCTAAATTGAACGCCATGAAAATTCCGGATGCATGGACATATTATAGAATCGGTGAAAGTTATTTTACCATGAAGGACTTTCCGAATGCAATTGTTTATTTTAAAAAAGCAGTAGAGGTATTACCTTATAATCTCGATTTTAATTTAAAATTGGGTTCAGCATATTTTAGAGTAAATAACTTTTCTGATGCACAAAAAGTATTTGCATTTATTATCAATGAAAATCCGAAATATGAAAAAGCATGGATGAATTTGGGAGCAGTGTATTTGCAAAACGGAAAGTATCAGGAAGCGGAATTTGCATTGATAAATGCCATTCAATTAGATCCTGATTATTTGCAGGCAAGGCTTACACTTGTTGACTTGTATATTAAAACACGACAAAAGCAAAAAGCAAAGGATGAATTGAAATATCTGCTGGCGTTCTATCCCGAGGACATCTATGTAAAGCAAATGCAGCAAAGTGTAAATAGTCTTTAA